One Phyllopteryx taeniolatus isolate TA_2022b chromosome 3, UOR_Ptae_1.2, whole genome shotgun sequence genomic window, GGCAgcttctacttcctgtttttagTACTGCTAAACCTTTAGCTTTTAGCCCTCTATATTAAATGCTCTCAATCGTGCTAacagtgtgtgtacgtgtgcagGCCTGCTCTGCTGGCGTCCGCAGAGAAGTTTACTGTGCTCATCAAGAACAACATCCATTTTCCCGCCTTCAACTTCATCAGGTGACATTTTGACGTGTACATTTCCATCAAACAATGCAAGTTGTAGTCTGTGTGCTATCACATATATTTAAAAGTACGTTGTGGTTTATCTGGTAGGAGGAACATCTTACCCGAGATGACCGAGTCCTACCTGACCAGATGTCAACGTGGTAACGATTCTTTGTGTCCAGTCTTCACGCTGGGAGATGTCGTCCACCAGGCTGGGGGGAACTTCTCAACCATGGCTGTGGAGGTGTGAAGAGCACTACTGGTATCATCCTGTTTCGCCGTAGCATTATATGGGAGATCGTTAACTTCACTTCAGTTTGCATTTCTGTGTTAAAAAGTGTAGGAGTTCGGTTATATTGTCACCTGGTCCGTTATTATAAGGACATAGCTGTTTTACGTGCAAGTCATCTCCATTGTTGTGTCTGAgagacatttaaaacaaagtttgaaTGGTGGGTCCCTGCATTCTCCTCCTGGTGGCCAGTTTTGGGGCATCCTCCGTCCCCATCGTGCTTGCACACCAATTCCAGGACACCTCTGATGTTTATTGTGCATGATTGactgtgtcaattcacttgcatgtgtccgcagacacaccCTTAAGACTCAGTTGCTTGAATGGGGCCACCCCCGAATTGCCATAAACAACTCTTGTGAACTTCTTGGGATGTCCCCTGACTCGCACTCTGTTTCTACCAAGATTTAGACTCTACAtggccactcccaccacactgcAGTTGCACAGCCAGGTCCACTACACTTTTCCTGCTCTCTTCCGCTCCTGTCCTATCCTACATTGTCCtgttcttccctcacagggcATAGCACCACTGTCCTGTCTAAAACGCAAAGCCCAATGTCACATTGTTATGCattgaatgcttttttttttgtttgtttgtttttcttactgCTAGTCTCTTATTTTTCTCTCTGaccccttgtttttttttttccggtcaCTCCCCTTtgaaaccttgttctgtccaACTGAAATCTTCAGTAAATATCCTTCATAATATAAAGAACTAGAGTggcagtgttttaaaaaaaatacaataaaatcccCTGTTGCACACTGAAACATTTCCAGcttaaaagggatacagatcctccatttcGCTCGACCTACAGTATCAGCCTAACAGCAaaggtttaaaataataataataataaaataaaaaggtagcCATCTGACCTGCATTTCAACATGTCATCCATAGGGGGGCGTGATAGGCATCCAAATCAAGTGGGACTGCAACCTGGACCATCTGACCAGACGCTGCCTCCCCACCTACTCCTTCAGACGCTTGGACCAGAAGGAGAGCAACAAGACCCTCTCCCCTGGATTCAACTTTAGGTACCAATCATGAGTCAAATACTCATGAAAATGATTgatgtttttcaaattgatgtCAGGTTTGCCAAGTACAAGACGGTGGATAGAGCGGAGGAGAGGACGCTCTACAAAGCTTTCGGCATCCGCTTTGACATCATGGTCTTTGGACAGGTCCCAtttattattgctattattactattattgatGTTTTTAAGCATACTTTTTAGGAGGTACATTTGTCTTCCAGGCTGGAAAGTTCAGCTTCATTCAGCTCGTCGTCTACATCGGATCAACATTGTCCTACTACGCTCTGGTAAGATCAACTCACACCCAGAAGTACTCGGTATTGACATGTACATACCAGATATCACATTTTATAGACATGCTTGCCCCAGGTATCACTTTGTATGGACGTGCTCCCCTTCTCTATCACTTGGTATCAtcatttccatacattttttttttttacattttcacaccTCGTATCATGTTCGGTTAATAAAACAGGGTCACACCTGTTAACACTTGGTATCAACAGGTGTACACTCAGTAGCCACAGTTTTAGAATTTTATCTATATTCAGCCCGGGTATCGACCAGTTCACAGCTGGCATCACTTGCTATCGAGACTTTCATGCTTGGTATTAATGTGTTCACACCTGGAAGCAACACAGCGTTATGGGTGATATTCATGTTTGTGCATGGTATCACACTGGGTATTAACAAATAGGCACTTTGTATTAGTGTTTTGTCACGCAACATGTACACATCTGGCATCCTACAATCAACACAATATATGGTCAGAGACGCTATCAAAATAAATTTTGTGTTTTAACTAATGTCTTCAATGACATAACCAAGTAAACAAAGATGGCGGTCAGCAGCAACACTTCCTACTTGTAGTGTGACGGGCTAACTCCTAACTGTGCCGTCACCTGAACTTGCAGACGACCGTTCTAATGGACTGGCTGATCGGTACTACCTGCTATGCGGCCGAGGAGGGCCAGAACTACTCTGAGAGGAAAGTGGAGTCCATCCCGGACAAAAAGGAGGTTtgatgaaatactgtacatcacatATTTAAAGCAGCGTGTTTGtcactttgtgtatttgtgtgtgtttcagtgtaTCCTGTGTGTGTCATACGTGGATGAGGAAAACATCCGTCTGGTTAAGATGTCTCACAAGAAACGCTTACAGGATGTCAAAACCATTCGCGTTCAGACACGAAAGGTAAAAGTTGAATTAAAACTCTTCACAGCAACATGCGATAGGAGTAACCAGCCTTACAAATCTTTCCAGATACgacttctttttctctctttgacAAGAAATTGAGAGCGACGTGACcaatatccattttctggaccgcttatcctcactcaggtcgcgggcatgctggagcctatcccagctgtcttcgggtcagaggcagagtacaccctgaaccaatAGTGCAAGCAAATTTCACAACAAgcggcagatagtgaacaattcttgttcatgtacagtatatccgtatgtattatactgccatcAGGCAGCCAAGGCGCAACACAATTAACTAATAATTATGTACCatcaatttctttttaaattatatttgtaatattgctatgtttacattcattttgaaGGGGAATGACGATTTGAGCTCGctagttcatattttttcacattgaTTGGatttggtcagtccccacaggggtatgttgtttttttgttttttaaatgattgatcCGCCCGACGCCAACGACGTGTTTTAAGTCACGAGCGTGGTCATGAAACAAAGTAAACCTGTATTTCAAGTCACCACTGTACATGggaaaacattgacaaaacaattttaacaTGTGAACACCAGGTGTCAACATATTTGTACCTATCACAGATGGCAATATATCACACCTGAAGTATATGATTACACCTTGTATTAGCATGTTCGCACCAACCTGTTTCGTATCAGATATCGCATGCTGTCAATGTGTTCATACATTGTATGGCAACAACATATGTGTTCGCACCGGGTACTAATGTCACGCTTGATATCCTCATTGCTCCAGGTATCATGTGGTATCAACATAGCTGCCCCTACATTCTCCTCTTTATTCCATCAGGAGGATATAGGACACATGATGGCCACGCTCTGTCTCCTTCCTGACCCTCAGCCCTCCCCCACCGCCCTCACCAAACCCCAGCGCCGTCCTCCAAGTTGGTGCAAATGTGGCGGCTGCAGTGGCTCACCCCTCCCACAGGAGGAGCTGTGCTGCCGGCGCAGCAACGAGGGCGCCTGCGTGGCCACATCGGCGCTCTTCGACAAGCTCTCACTGCAACGCCCACTCCTGGAGGCGCTGCTCGTTTACCAGGAACCCCTCGCTCAAACGCCACCCAGTGCAGCTGCCTTACGTCGCTGCGCCTACCGCCAGTACATTGTCTGGAGGTTGGGCGTCCCGCCGGCCGACGCCCGGCCCGCCATTCCCCGCTGCTGCGTGATGAGGATCAGGGAGGCATTCCCCAGTCTGGACGGACGATACGGCGGATTTGCGCTGGCTAACGAAGCGGAGATGTGACCGAGGAAAACATTCTGTCATCAGAGCTTTATTACAGCAGCCAAACGGCACATTATGGATCATGTTaatattttgtatgtttgtaacAATACTCCAGATGTCAACATGGGacaaacattttgatttgaaactgTAATTGATCAGCTTCCCCAGGTATAATAGAAGCATAAAGGTTAAACAAAATTAACATGACATTTTCTTAATGATGCAAGTCTGTCCAATTGTTGAATTATTGATTCTGATACATTTTGCTTAAGTGCAAAATGATTTCCAAGCAGATATGCATATGAATCTGAGAAATGCTGGTGACTGCAGGGTGTATAACGGAAGCCTACAACAGTGACATAAGCAGTCAGCCAATTGGCATGGAGCACTGATGCAAGTCTCGATTCGTTCATTTATACAGATCACACACGATTCTATTTACACGGTGGAACGAGAAACATTGCTTTGTCTTATTGGCTCACTTCAATCAAAAAGTTACTGTCTCGTCCatattgttttgggttttttccaTACCATCAAGCGAGGTGGAGTCAGAAGAGATCCCAAGGGCTCAGGTGGACAAGGATGGGTGTGGACAACCTCTGTGGTGGGTAGCAGGCGCCATCCACATACACGCCACCTGTGGGGACACAATGGTGTCATCTAGTACCGTAGTGTGCCATCCTGGCATATCGTGGAATGCTATTTTCTAGCAAGGTGTTACCACAGCGACCAATCTCGCTTGAACGACATAGTAGGACTCAATTAAATAGACAAAATctttgtatttacagtatttaagtcAGAATAGATTGTCAAACCAGGACAGtgttaaatgtggaaaaaaaccaacaactgaTGACTGTCATTATGTGCTGCTGATGCTATGTCCTTCGTACTCCGCTACTTCAGCTTAATATGAATCAATCAAATAATGTGATGaaatgagaaacaaaaaaatggatatgGATGATTGggaatatgtatgtgtgttttagCGTACCATAGTTTGGGAGGGTGCCTCTGAAGCCAAATGGAGTGCCAAAACCTGTAAGACAATAATTAGCATgtaacacacttttttttggtttttaaatataaattcagCCCCCTAGGCCAGTGTCACTTAGTGACATGAAATTCGGTAAGCATGTCTGTCTTGAGTaggcccacaaaaaagtctcaagaagccatgccttaCAAGACACAGGAAGTTGGCCAATTTAAGCTAATTTCTTGTCTAACTCAACCgcaacaatttagttttttgtaaATTCAGTCCCCAAATATGGTTTAACTTAACATCATATGGAATGACCGTGTCTATCATGACTTGACCTAAAAGTCTCAAGAAGGCATGATTAAATAGACATTGCAAGTCTGGCATTTTGGTTGAAAGCAGCCATTTGGTCATTTATAGCGGCCCCTCAAAgacaaatgcagagggttgttgAAAATTCAACAAGAAATTTGGTAggaatttactgtatatcattaaTAGACccacacaaaaagtctcaagaacccatgagtgggaaaaaaacaaaacaaaccaggaAGGCTGTAATTTTTGTTTGACACAGCCATTGTAGGCTCACTTTGTGCTTCAAAGACAGATTTTGTTAGATTGCTCCAAAATATGAAACGCATATACACGAGTGGGCCCACCTGAAGGGAGGTACGCATGCGGCGCCGGCGGCATTGGCGGCGACGTGCTGAGGTAGTACGGCAGTCTGGGAATGACGGGCATTCGGAGGGGCTGAGTGGCGAGCATCAGCATGGAGGATGTGGGTCGCTTTGGCTGTAGCACACAATGAGGGTATCATGGCGCGTTATGGAGTACCATGGCGTATCAAGGTGTATCACGGTAAGGGCTGAAATGATTAGTCGAATAATTCAAATCTCCCCAAAAAAAGTCTAAGCAAAAACTTTGCCTCGAAGCTTCACAGTGATCATTTTTCCGcacggactaatgttactgcagattCACGCACCAATCTACGTAGAAATAAGTTGGTGTGATCGCTGTGAGCCAGGATGaaagagaatgtccaaagtttgggatcatttcacaattaactcattcactcctATTGATGGTTATAGAGATCAAACATCCATTTTAACTGGGAGCTCTGGAAGTGCAATGTGTCAACTGCAAAGCAGAAATAATGTCCCACAACTGCACGTCTATGATCATCAACACAAGGTGCAGATTTTAGCTAATtcaatatagcctaccaccacTAGTTAGAATGTATTGTAAAGGCTCCAAAAGTGGTCAAGCATAGACGCAACCACCCGGCACTCATATGCAGACGGGCTAATGGTTAGCCGCCAACCTGAGCTCGATGACTaccatgtcactcaccaggccgtaccctgccttttaaagccacaaacactcaaagtcacagattttATAGTGTGGCACGTAACGATGGCGACCCCAAATGGACAACAATAATACATGCAcatcacatgcatattttgttgtttaataattcCAAATCAATTTTTATCCGATTAATCGATGGTACGATTGGTAGAATAATTGTTTCTAAAAGTATGTAATAGCTGCTGTCATAGTCACAACTTATCATGGTGTATCATGGACTACCATGGCGTACCATGGAACATCATGGTTTATCATGGCATCTTGGAGTATAATGTATAAAGTCATCGTATCGTAGTATCGTATCGTGCTACAGTATATCATGGCTTATCTTGTCATATCATTAGTAAGTCGCTATCACTGTGCATCATGGAGAGTCATGGCGTATCACACATTATAGTTGTATGTCAGGGCGTGCCATATGTTACACgttaaatcaaaatcaaaagaaCTCAATCTTTATTGCTATCTTTGCAAGGTAACAGTATAACtgtccaaaaattaggtttcccaggggaaaaaaaagaaactatgaAACATAAGCTCATTCATCCATAAATAAAAGCAACCCAGTCCCTGATAAAAGGCagtaaaactaataaaaagaGTGCtggtaaaacatgtttttaaagtggCGTAACATGTCATCGTCTGTCATGGCACATTATGGAGTATCATGGTGGTTGCTTGACTCACAGGTGGGTTGGCtcgcttttttttcccaccggCTGCCTCGGCTTTGGTGAAGAGGCAGTTGAGGGCGGCCAAGGCGGCGTTGGCTTTGGCCACTTTCTTGTTGGGCCCTGCCCCCTGGAACACCTTCCTGTCCACCTCCACCTGACAGTCACATGTTCACATaacgattgtgtgtgtgtgtgcgcggttgtgtgtgtgttacctgtATGATGAAGCGTTTGTGGTAACTGGCGCCGCTCTCTGAGATCAGCTCGTACTTGAGGCTGCGACGCTTCTCATTCAGCTCCATGACAGGATTTTTACCGGCCGCTGTCAGCATTGGACCAGGAGCTTTGcacttgaaaacaaacaaacaaaagaacacaaaacagcaaatattaTTCTGATGTAGCCCTTTTGTGAGAAATATAgtcttttaatggcaaaataacatgtttttaaagcatttcaATAAGAAACTGCCACTTTCCCGGACAAATCTAGCATGTTGGTGATTTATACACAAATATtgagcaaatactgtatatgcttttCAATGgcaaaatacaacattttcgTGATCTAATACAGTCGTGACTTGAGATgagagtttaattcgttccgtgaccacactcttgactcaaaacactcatattttaaaacatcttttcccactgaaatgaattacAATACCAtgaagtaggctttacacgatcaggatttttggggccgatcagcgagtttaaaaaccgacaaccgataaccgatccaatcacaagatggaggaatgtgtctatttaaatgagctgttcatttactgtatatacttgtgtacttaattgctcaataaaatatatttacaataaataacgtacaaccccaattccaatgaagttgggacgttgtgttaaacaaataaaaacagaatacaatgatttgcaaatcatgttcaacctatatttaattgaatacactacaatgacaagatatttaatgttcaaactgataaactttattgtttttagcaaataatcattaactgagaattttatggctgcaacatgttccaaaaaagctgggacagggtcatgtttaccactgtgttacatcaccttttcttttaacaacattcaataaacgtttaggaactgaagacactaattgttgaagctttgtaggtggaattctttcccattcttgcttgatgtacagcttcagctattcaacagtccggggtctccgttgtcatattttacgctcataatgcgccacacattttcaatgggagacaggtctggactgcaggcaggccagtcaagttcccgcactcttttactacgaagccacgctgttgtaacacgtgcagaatgtggtttggcattgtcttgctgaaataagcaggggcgtccatgaaaaagacgttgcttggatggcagcataggtTTCCCcagtcccagactatcgtactactcgcttgaagtctcggtgccccttgcacaatggtcattgcaccggactattgtaatattagtcattcgaactgctctaagtgctagaggacaattgtcaaaaacaaaaacaaaaacaaaaatccatgaaaaagaagttgcttggatggcagcatatgtttctccaaaacctgtatgtacatttccgcattaatggtgccttcacagatgtgtaagttacccatgccattggcactaacacagccccataccatcacagatgctggcttttgaactttgcgtccataacagtccgaatggttcttttcctctttggcccggaggacatgatgtccgcaatttcccaaaacaatttgaaatgtgaactcgtcggaccacagaacacttttccactttgcattagtccatcttagatgagctcgggcccagagaagccggcggcgtttctgagtgttgttgataaatggcttgtgctttgcatagtagagtttcaagttgcacttacggatgtagcgccgaactgtatttactgacattggttttctgaagtgttcctgagcccatgtggtgatatcctttacacattgatgttggtttttgatgcagtgctgcctgagggatcgacaCCGccgacattttatttttttttcttaaataacttcattggccatcagatttttttgctcgcaagtaaaggcaaaaataaacaaataaataaataagtcaggtcactcgtatctcaaatcaccaCTTTATAGCCACGAGCTTGTTTAcatcattcattttaattgcaAGATATAACCCTTTAATGCAAAATCCTCATCTTTTGTATTGATATTAGGATTTTCTGAGCAAGTAGtgttttaatggaaaaatataacattttaagcaaaagacaatttttttgtgGACTTTCTTGAGATAATAGTGTGTTTCCAAGGCAAAACAACATTGTAACTCTTTGTGAACAcatactgttttatttttgttttctaacaATTTCTGTCTTTTCAAGGTTTGTGAGTTTCTCACCTCCTTTGAGTCTGTGGAGGAAATGATGGACATTGTGTCATTCTTTCTGTCGCCATCTGACTTGTCGTCTGCGCCCAGCGAATCTGTATCGCCATCGTTGCTCAGCACGTAGCCAAGAGCTTGCAAtaccttcacacacacacccacacaaacacacacgcacagttcAAGGAACTTTCGGTTCTTGTTATTTGTAGTTGCTGGAACTAAAGGATCCAATCAGATATGTTCAACTCAGCAGGCTGTGCCCCAAATATTACTGGAACTCTCAAAATTAAGAAACCCGTAGCAGGTTTGGTCAgacaacactacacgacatttaTTATGATAtcaccgtatcccgtcttttacgatcactgggctttatctttaTCAAACACTGTTGGGGAGGTGTGACCAAAAAACGTGTAATCTTGCACCGCAACCGGATACAACCGTTACCATAGGGACAACAATTTGTAGACAAACAATGGGCAatgatgggaaaaaaactacaaaaagaggagaaaaaaaaaacaacaacttgtcaCTGCGTGCTCAGGGAGGTGACATTTTGGGCTATCCATTCAAGGATGAAAATTCGGTGCTTCGCTAATCTCAAGGGACCACTGTACTTGGAACTATGCAGTTTCCGCTTTGTGGGTGTCACTCACTCACCTTGAGGGCCAGCTGCATCTTAGCGTTTCTCTTGGAGCTCCCGCTGGCCCGGTAAGTGCTTCCCTGGACCTCTACCGACATGGTGAAGATGGGCGCGTGCACTGGGCCCGACTGGGACAGCAGGCAGTACTGCAGACCCGACTGGATCTGGTTGAGGCGCATGAGGGCGTTGTTGGGGTGGTTGGGGTCCATCGTGCGCCAGTCCAGCACTGAAGGGCCAGAAAGAACAGAACTTTATCAGTGGGTCCAAATGGATTCTGAATGCGTGTTATAATTGGCTATTAAAGCATGGCTATGGTGTGCAACTGTCGGCCTCCTTTTAAGTGACCTCCACCGCCAATGCTCTCAGTAAGCTCTTTTTAATGATGACCACAATTAGCACCGTCAAGATGTGTATTTATGTGAATAAATAGCTTTTTCTTGGGGTTCTTGGGGCAACTTGAAAGTTTATGGTAGTGTTCCCTACGAGCTCTGtcatgaatagtgaaaatcacAAAAAGTTTTACAATTGCctttagatgccacaagatggtggcaaatcaTTACTTTTGTTTAATTGAAGctgctcaactcacttcaacatagttccttggcaccaagatgccagcAAAGCTCTACTTTTGTTAAATGAAGCTCACgacatagttctttggcaccagTATGCCACGAGACAGTGGAAAAgcgctactttttttttctaaatgaagctccttaaCCCACTTCAACATAATTCTTTAGCATCAAGATGGCACCTGAACATAAAAACAGCTAAAATTAGATGTTCAGAGAATAATTGAGGACATGTTCCCAAAGAAAATCTGTCCTGTAAATCAGCAAGTCGTGAATATGCGGAGGGATCACTATATCCATATAGCACATTTCCACACTAAGACCCAGTAACTAGGAACGTTAGGAGgacatttgtgtgtttgcacaGCAGGAACTATTGTCTAAAATTAGTCACGGTGTAATTTATGAGGGTTGAAAGAAGACCCTGCTTAGGCAAGAGAGTACTTTTGAGAGTGCCAGGAGTCTTTGGCTGAACTGATTGGCTGGTTGGAACCTTTTAGTTCCAGAAACtacaagtaataataataatacaaattaaaataataataataattcattttatttataggcGCCTTTCAGGACACTCAAGATCACTATACAAACatagttaaaagaaatcaagcaacacaacaaaaataacagaacataattaaaatggcaaatgttaAAGTGAATAGGCAATgaatagtttggatttgaagagggttaatgAGTCTGTGTTTTGGAGGTCCGGTGGTAGTGTATTCCAAAGATGGGCGGCACTGacgttgtttatgtgtgcttgGAAGAAGAGTGTGCTGTTGAGGATGACACCCAGACTCTTAACCTAAGCGGAGGGGAAAACAGAGGACTTATGAAGGTTAATGGAAAAACTGTAAATTTTGGAGAGCATGGACTTGGTAGCTAAGAGTAGGATTTCAGTTTTATCGGTGTCGAGTTGTAGAATGTTGGATGAGAACCAGTGTTTGGGTTAAGAAAAGCAGTCAGTAAGGGAGGAAGAGTGGCGGTCAGTTTGGTAGAGAGGTAGAGGCTGGTGTCATCCACGTAACAGTGAAATTCTAAGTCGAAAATTACTGAAAATATTGCCAAGAGGTAGGATGTTCGTGATAAAGTGGATGGGGCCTGAGACAGAGCCCTCGGGGATACCAGAAGAAACGGGACCAGAAGAAACGGGGGATGGATGagatttgaatgatttcatttaaaCAAACTGGGTGTGGCTGGACAGGTAAGAACTGAACCACTGGAGGTGTGTGTCTATGTAATCTCAATGTGGTGAAGTCTGTTCAGGAGGATGGTGTGAGAAATGCTATCAAAACTTCCAGTCAGATcaatgaggatgaggatggtgaGTTGAGCGGAGTCGTCTTCTGTAGTGGGAATGTGGGACCAAAAGAAGAACCTACAAGGGGAGTAGTTGTTTCAAGAGGTCTAGGAAGCTTTGGGGTTTGGAACGCTGAACCTATTtgattgcaaatgtgtgtgtttgtgtgtgtgtgcgtgtaagttGTAATTGGCTACAAAAGGCTTTGAAGTGGTTTCCTCAGGCAACTCAGTGAGAGAGTTTTCATTGGCAGAGCTTCTGTTTGATCAGGATAACCACAGAAGACCTTACTGCCCTTTTAAAGACCCtataaagcaaaaacaaatatacCCTCTAAAttggacacaccacagagaagtgtaGTTAGCAACTCtgcaaaattgtaattaaaaaaaaaaaaatcgagtaAATAAAAGGAGGGTTCAAAATCTTCAAACTTAAGACAGGTGCTCCACTCTGAAACACTATGGGTGTGTCAGCTGAATGTGGCGAAACCACGCTGTTATCAACTgttaactgtcaatcaaataccactacttTAGATAGCAGTGTATAccgtaatttatcgtgtataatgtgcacccatgtataatacgcacctgcaaagttgacctcaaaattctggaaaacacttctacccatgtataaagcatttttacaatgcatgattttgcttctaccaatataatcaaaacatgaagtattacctgtaatttgttagttttttcaaataattattctcaagttaagcactttatttgaagacgtaatactttctttttatttacttgctcttattttgatattcacagccctacttttatttagtcaatgagaaaacacacagttgtgctcatatttttgattacccaggcagaatttgtatgaTGGGtataattctttaaagaaaacttgaagggc contains:
- the LOC133475750 gene encoding P2X purinoceptor 4-like isoform X1; amino-acid sequence: MGVSGKVVALCSYETTKLVRIHSVRLGSLKWTLNAAVLLFICVLMLWNRKYQQFDQVVSSVTAKVKGVARMQLPGEEAVIWDEADYSGPSQDKNSFFVVTNVIVTKNQKQGRCPEPPSSGRRCRHHNDCKRGAWEPHSHGIQTGSCVKFDALARTCEVAAWCPVEAKHKPPRPALLASAEKFTVLIKNNIHFPAFNFIRRNILPEMTESYLTRCQRGNDSLCPVFTLGDVVHQAGGNFSTMAVEGGVIGIQIKWDCNLDHLTRRCLPTYSFRRLDQKESNKTLSPGFNFRFAKYKTVDRAEERTLYKAFGIRFDIMVFGQAGKFSFIQLVVYIGSTLSYYALTTVLMDWLIGTTCYAAEEGQNYSERKVESIPDKKECILCVSYVDEENIRLVKMSHKKRLQDVKTIRVQTRKEDIGHMMATLCLLPDPQPSPTALTKPQRRPPSWCKCGGCSGSPLPQEELCCRRSNEGACVATSALFDKLSLQRPLLEALLVYQEPLAQTPPSAAALRRCAYRQYIVWRLGVPPADARPAIPRCCVMRIREAFPSLDGRYGGFALANEAEM
- the LOC133475750 gene encoding P2X purinoceptor 4-like isoform X2, whose product is MGVSGKVVALCSYETTKLVRIHSVRLGSLKWTLNAAVLLFICVLMLWNRKYQQFDQVVSSVTAKVKGVARMQLPGEEAVIWDEADYSGPSQDKNSFFVVTNVIVTKNQKQGRCPEPPSSGRRCRHHNDCKRGAWEPHSHGIQTGSCVKFDALARTCEVAAWCPVEAKHKPPRPALLASAEKFTVLIKNNIHFPAFNFIRRNILPEMTESYLTRCQRGNDSLCPVFTLGDVVHQAGGNFSTMAVEGGVIGIQIKWDCNLDHLTRRCLPTYSFRRLDQKESNKTLSPGFNFRFAKYKTVDRAEERTLYKAFGIRFDIMVFGQAGKFSFIQLVVYIGSTLSYYALTTVLMDWLIGTTCYAAEEGQNYSERKVESIPDKKECILCVSYVDEENIRLVKMSHKKRLQDVKTIRVQTRKIRLLFLSLTRN